TTCGTAAGGttagataaaattaaaaaaataaattagttatATTAATTAGTTATACGATCTCGAGTTTGCTATAAACGATGacgattggttttttttttgtttgggtgtATGTTCGGTTTCAGCATAATGCTCTTCACTGTGATGAATCTTACGATGCGCCATGTAAGAACACATGTACCTTTCAATACCAAGGCttgtttgatcgtttttttcctgttcatTTAGTGCCTGTGATAGATTCGCTGTTTATATTAGTAGGATACGGCCACTGCCTGACTGAATGTGCCAGAGTCTTATCAGCACCAGCAAAACAACCTCTTCTGATTTCCTTACGATTATCCTTCTGTACTGTTCTGTTGATTGAGGAGTTTGATGTAGCGTCTTTCGATTGACGACTATATGTACATGTACATAAGATAGcttgcgtgtgtttttgagAGAATTTGTCGATGTTAGTTGTGTACTTCAATCTTACATTCCAtgttatttgaatttattatttctgcCGTGCTTCGGAATCTGAATCCGAGAGAGGGGGGCGAGACCTGGCTCAGACATCCGCCGTTCGCGATGTTATGCTGGGAGATCGTGAGTGTATGACGACGCGGTGACCGTTTTTCGTCACGAATCCGTCACTCTCCACCAGAACGGCCGTCTGGCGGCCTTGAGGATCGCCGTTACTATCCGGTGATTCCTTTGATGATAGACTATGATCCACTACACCTATGTTCGCCTGAGAACCGCCGAGAATTCCTTTACTTTTACCACTACCAGGGGTGCCAACGCCACCGCCTATGCTGCCACCGGCGATCTGGCTACCATTGTCTCCACTACCTATTGCAGCTCCACCGCTACCGTCGTTATCATTGCCATTGCCACCATCGTTTCCGTTATCACAGGCATCTATTTCAAGATCGTCTCCGGTGGAACCGTCAGTTCCACCGCCATGACGCTGCTTGTAGCGTTTCCATGCGTGTTGTATCAGACGGGCACAGTATTCTTCGCGTTGCCTCCAGAGCGTGGACGACACCGGTTCGTAACCCACTTCGTCCGGACGCTGTTGTACCTCACCCAACTCTGCCGTCTCTTCGATAGGATTTCCTTTCCGAGCGAAAAAGTCTTTCGTCAGTGCGTCCAGGATATCGACACAGAACATCATATCGCCACGGCAGATAGGAATATCCATCGAAATAATTTTGTAACGGTTCGGTTTATGTATCTGGAGGGGCGGTTCCAGCACGTCCAGAAAGTCTGATAGTTGATCGTACCGAACGTATTGTGTACCGTCCGGATCAAACTGTTGCCATATTTCGTAGTACATATCGTAGTCGTCGTCCGTCAAGCCCTCCTGCACGTCTTCCGTTGCTTGGGAATAGTTTTCGAGAATAACAGCGATGTACATGTTGATGACGATAAGAAAACTTATTACTAGATACGCCAATAGGTACGTTATGCCGATCGTTGATGAGCCACAATTTCCCGGGTAGCCTTTATCATTGTCCGGTGGTAGACAGTCTTCTTCGTTGATAATACCATCTAGCACACCATCCCAACCGGCTGAGGTGGACATCTGGAATGTGTAAATACCGAACATATAGGGGGGAatgaggtgtgtgtgtgtgtttttttttttcacgagCATATTTGCAAACAGTGTCTAACCTGAAACAGCAAGATCATACTCTGGCCGAAGGTTTTAAAGTTGTACACATCATCCAAGCCACTCTTATCCTTGACGTGCATGAAGAATGACATcccaaaaatggcaaaaatgaaCATCACCAAAAACAGTAGCAGACAGATGTTAAAAAGTGCAGGCAGCGACATAGCTAACGCAAACAGCAACGTCCGTATACCCTTGGCACCCTTCACCAAACGCAGTACACGGCCCACTTTTGCAACTCGCACGACTCGCAGAAGCGTTGGAGATACAAAATATTTCTCAATAAGATCACTTAAGACAAGACCTGGTATGGGTAAAAACACAACGAGACGATACGGAGTAATTAAAACATCGCATCGAGGAAGGTAGCAAAAACTAGTGAATGACCGCACTTACCTAAAATGGAAAGAATGACCACAACGAAATCAAACAGATTCCACGGTTCGATAAAGTAATGGTATCGTAGGGCGAAGATCTTCATCAAACATTCACTGCTGAAAATGCAGATGAATATCATATTCAAGTAGTCTAGCACCGCGCTAAACGTTTCTGATTGTTTGTAGTGATCCAGCGTCATGGTTAACATATTGAAGCCGATGAACAACATGATGATCATGTCGAACTTTTTATTCGTCACTATTTCGAACACTATTGCTTGCGGGCGCCACTGTAATGAAATGGAGCGAATTAGTGTGTTACGTCGTGGAATGCAGCATGTACTTTACTGCTTACCCTTGGTCGAGGGATTGCCTTGAGTGGTTTCTTCGATCCCATCTTCTTCATGGCATTGTAGTACTTTTTCTGATCTTCCGTCATGAACATTTCCAGTGATCCTCCggctttctttttctgttcatTGAAGTTATCAATAATCACACCGATGAAGAGATTCAGTGTGAAGAACGATCCGAAGATAATGAAGAACACAAAGTACAGATACATGTAGATGTTTGTTTCCCGTATAGGCTGTTTGCCGACCTGTAAAGTAACAGCAAACGATGGGATTAGCtcatttacaaagaaaaaacgaccTCTCTACAGCACATACGTCACGGGAATCAATGGCATCGTTCATGATTTGTATCCATCCTTTGAATGTCGCTACTTGAAATAGACACAAATACGCTTTACCGACGTGATCGAAGTTCATCGGTGAGTTTTCCCATGTATAATTTTCGGCTTTGCACGCATTTACATCCGGAATAATTTCGTGAggtaatgttgttttatttttatccacaCACTATCATACgaagaaacgaaaccaaaTGGATTAGCATGAGAATATTGTTCTAATGGGGATGAAGTACAGCAGTCGCAATACCTTGAAGTATTTTCCAGCAAATAATTGCACTCCCATAATAGCAAATATCAGCCAGAATATCAAACAAACCAGCAGCACGTTGAAGATGGACGGTATAGCTTGAACCAATGCATTCACGACGACCTATACATACACGTACGATTGATTCAATTGTACAGTTGATTCAAACAATAAAgagaataaaacattaataaaattcGTGTAAACGAACCAATCTCTTGCTATGATTCTTAGATCGTTTCATTTGAAAAAGGGAATAGCCCAGCTTTGTTGACCATGCAGTGAACAGAATAAGCGCAATACAGCCATGAACATCTATTTATAAAGCGGTAcaaagtttcaattttttcaattaCCACACAGTTAGTTACCATTttaaaactcataaaaaacaGTTCTGTTGGTAACGAACTGTtggaaagcataaaaacaaagaatcttaaacgcaaacaaaactgtttggcaattgaaaaaattgaaacataaagGCAACacatttcataaaacattattaGCTGATGAGCTGATGTGTATAGTATTTGAGAATAcagttgcaaacaaaaattgtactaagagaaatatttttacagaAAATTTTAAGCTAATGATATAATTCACACCCAATCTGGtctaacaatttttttccacttttattACAATATTGCGTGTTCTACAACCATCTAAAATACTACGTTTATGTTTGTATATACATGATGTGTACTGCATAGCTATGACACCAAAGTACACTTAGCGCATTTGATACACAAGCAAAACACATATCATTCCGCAAGTGTGAcagtgttacaaaaaaaaactgtaatcAAATGAGGCAACAGTTGATAATGCAAACAATACTGGTAAGCGCAATCACAATACTCCTACTCATGAAATATTCAGATGCAGCGTGATGAAGTAATGGCCATAAAGAGCTCTAAAAATATAACTAAGTATATATACGTATATAGAATCTGATTTATAGTAACATAGTCTACTTCAGTTGTTATGATTCAAAAATAACTAACACCATGTAAGAATAATCTAGAAAGAGTAGTATAAGGATAGCGCGATtggttgttgatgatgttttcgtaCTGGTTTGATGCTTAAAACCAAATGTAAGTAGTGCAAATCGATATGTAAAATGACTGTTTTGCTCTATTTGATGCTTTTGGTTTCGAAACTAATTAGAGTAAAGTAAATACTTTGAAGTTACGTACCCTCATTCCCTGCATACGGGACATGGCACGTAGCGGTCTCAGGGCTCTAAGAGTTCGCATGGTTTTGAATGCTTGAATACCACCCGCTCCACAAAGTGAAGCAACGAAGTTTATTAATGATACCTAGGAAAAGCATGGGTCAAATCGAGTGAGTATTTAATGGTTGATGATCGTAAAATTGAACTGTAACCGCCCGTAACTTTTGTTGTCTCCATATGATTGAgctactctttttttatgtgtttgttaTTGAATTATTGTGTCGAGAACATGTGAAGtaaagaaattttgttttcttatttctaatttgcattcaaactGATAAACATAATTGTAATGACGCTTCCTAGGTATTTAGTGTGTATGTAATTTGTTAACGCaatgaaataatcatttttaaatgtattgataaaattcatgttgttttaattgtgtaataataataaaaacaaacaatgaacAATCAATAATGATGAAAACGTTGCTTGTTAGAGTGTACAAATACTCCATAACGATTTCTTATTTAAATTGGCATTGATTTGCTCCGTCACTGGAGCTAAACATTGACTAATTTTCATTGGCCGAGTTACTTCTTAAGCAAAACtgtgtaatatttatttaaaatagtgAACAACAATATCAAAGTTGTATTTAACCGTACGATATCATTACTTAACGCCAGTGAATGGGCATCTGTTTAAGTTAAAGTCACTGTAAGTATTTGCAAATTAACGTAAGTtcaacgaaaaagaaagaaaacaaccatTATAAGTAAAAGAACGTACACAATACATAAAATTGACATCGACACATACTAAAGCGACTGTTTTGCATCAGCTACATGTATAACACGTACGGCAGCGTCTAAAAGGCACGAAAagtcattttgtttgctttcaatttaATCTTGTCTAACCACAAAGTTTATGAAGGAAGattgagtttttgtttgtgtcttAGATCATGATCATCACGCACAACATTCAACATGTCATTCCTTGTATCGGTTTATCTATAGTCAATCCATATGTATTTACAACTGCGACCTCAGACTGCGtgattttcaacattttcataaGCCCTTACTAGGCTCGGTAGTATTGCTAGGTTTGCTCTTAGCTGATCATGTTTGATATTTGTGGTAGTAACTTggtatttattaataattgttACGTTGTTGTACACAAATGGTTACAACATCTGTTTCAAAATCCAAAGGATGGTAATCaatcttttcctttcactATGCCATAAATAAAATCGTAAAACCAGTAATTAGTGCCGTCTTTTCATATTGTTTTATAAGTTTGAAATTATGctgtacaaaacaaatcatttgtgAGTGTAAATGTTGAAACAATATGATGTGCTTCGattaaatttcacatttttcagTTCATTAAAAAGGATATACAATGCTAAGCTTTTGCAaacgttcttttgtttttttttctcaaatgtCTATCAACGACTAACAATAGAGGTATTTCTTGCAACATAAATACTGGATACTAAAACGGAAGAAGTACAGGTAaatagaaatggaaatgggttattttataacgaaaaataatcaatttgtttggttgtttgtcATTTACAGTGTTTCTCAAACGTTCCACATCATTTAGGGTTTATATTAACGTTTTCGTCAGAAACGCAAACAATTATGGCGCACTGATTCTGCATGAACGTTTTACAAATGTTAGAAAGTTGTACATTTTCACACTTAAGAAGAATCCGTTACAGAAAGTGTTCCGTTATACTAAACATCGAATATTACACATTGTAGACTGTAAGCTGCGTTAAACGTTTTGCTTAAACGCATATAAACCAGCAACGCGAACAAAAGATAGATAGATTGACAGATTGGTTCTTTGGACAAACTTTTTGAAGAAATACAGCACACGTCTATACAAACATAGAGAAGACTACAAGGAAGAAATAGTAGATAACAGTCGTGTTTCGTCAGTTAGAATGTAGGAGATTGAAGGAAGAACAAGATAGCTTCCACGAACAATGTCACTGCACAAAGTGGTACACCATCAAAGCCCAGAGAGGTAGAGTGCCTCTTTAGCAATCAAAATGTACGCAAGTGAACCAAGTGCCTTGGTACTTACTCTCATACCCTCCCAACGTGATACGGCACGAAGCGGGCGTAAGGCGCGCAGTGTACGCATCGAACGGAACGCTGGAATATCGGCCGCTCCCACCCAGATAGCGGCAAGGTTTATCAGCGATAGCTAAGGGGAAAAAATCATTGAACGAAGGAAAAGATACGCAATGAAACGGAAATCAACGAAAGATAATTAGCAGGAAGATGCACTAAACGCAATCATCTTAATTTAACCGATACACATATATCACACATTGTGTGTTTACTTATCTTAATTATATATAATTGGTTAATATGTTACAAGACTAATTTGCTTAGGTAATTGTTTTCCCTCTATTGCTGTTTGTGTGATTGTGTGAGAAACTATGGCTAAAGTAATTATTGTTAACTATGATTGTTTTGCTATGTATTATGATATGGAGATAACAGAATTATATGAGGGTCCAGTCAATGGTTTTCACGACGCACAGGACGATTATACTCACCATTACGATAATAAAATCAAGCCAACACCAAGCATTCGTAAAGTATACTTTAAAACCTAAAGCTAACCATTTGATTAACatctctaaaaaaaatatcactgTGAATATTCGGTCCATATAATAAAGGATATCTTGCAGGATTGGGCGTTGTGGAAGATGTACATCTTCGAGAGCCTGTAGGGTTGCAGAAAGAAGCAGAACAAACGATCATATCAAACGCAAAGTCAGAGGAATTAATCTCATCAATCGTTGGAAGAGCAGGAAGTCCGATCGTCAATTGCTCGTGACACACTTACCAATGCTAAGCTACTAAGCAAAATCATAGTAATTACAGCAGTCTCGAAGTACTTGTTCTCAATCAGCTGGAACGTTTTGAGACGTAGGTTTGCCCAGCCCTGCCAAAACGGAGCATCATCGTCTCCAGCGAGCACTGGGAACTTTTTATAGCAATTATCCGGGCAGCAGTCCGCCGGTGAATCTTCGATCACTTCATCCTCCTCGGCGTGAATAATAAGCTCACCATCTAGCGGACCTTCTTCGCCTTCGCCTTCGTCATCGAGCTCTGGACAAGTGAACAGAACATTTGTAGTGTGTGAAAGAAGGACTTTTCATTCGCACTGGGAACGTCGGTACATACCTTCGTCAATTCCTAAATCCTCCTTGCTGGCATCACGTTTTTCTTCGCCCTCCATCGTTTCGGCGCTGCCTTTGTGGCTTTCGTCCTTGAATGGGCGATTTTTGTGACTGCCATAAGATTTGATACTGGCAGTATCATCGTCCTGCAAGGACACGCCTCTATGATTCAGTTCATGTTCTAATTTATTATCTTGATGATTACTAATAGAATTGCCTATCACCTAATTATCAAGACATAATACACACATAATGAGATTAATGTTTTGCTTAGCagctaaagttttttttgtagtaaagTGAATGAGTGTGTGTATAAAAACTGTCAGGATGCAGACAAAATGAGTTCATGTGCCGTAGTGGTTAAAATGAAATGGGTAAACTGTGAGGAAGTTTTGATGAACAATATGACAAAACGGAAATCTCAAACCCATACTAAACAGAATCTATGAATGGATGCGAAAGTGCGAAAGTATCGATAGAAAGAAGTACGTACCTTTGAGTTGTTCATGATctgcttgtttttctttgccttgTTCTTCAGATCACCGTGAATGGTAAATTCCATTCCATCTCCTATTGCTACTTCCAGCTGGTTGTGTTCCTTGATGCCTTTCTTCAGCAGCCCATCAGCCAGTATGTCATCTGGAGTAAGTTCCAGCTCATTTTCACCATGTTCTGCAGATATACATGGACATACTCCTTTGCCTAatgcatgtgttttttgtttgtttgtatatttgtttgtttgtgtgtcatGATTCAGTTTCCATATGGACGGTTGTGCATAATTTTCACATATTCATACGGTGGTACCATATTATGTTTTCGTTATGATTtcaaatggaataaattacCATTGGTATAATATAATTTCCAATCGGTGGAATCCAAAATAAGTCGAGCAAGAGAAGAACATCGGAAGTTTCACAAATGGCATATGGCATAGTATTCCATTTTACGCAGTTTGTTTCAATGTGCAGTTAGCATAGGAACATTTATAATATAGAAGTAGATAAATCGAGAGAAAAAATTGATACACTTGAATTAAGAATCGCTTGTTGGTACACGGATATTTTAAATAtcagagcacacacacacacacatacacacatagacatttcatcaaaatacaacaaagaaatgcaaacaacctttttcaatgcaaacaacgacaacgacaacgaTGTCTACTATCATCAGGAAAGTACCACAATcaggaaagaaaatacaagCGTGGCAAAACACATACTATTTTGGGGAAGAACAGTAGGTAAACACAACACGAACAATACATTTACAGTTTACTGTACAAATCATCGAAAGTAGTAGGTATTGGTATTTTGCGTAAAAATATCAACACGATCAAAACCTGCGTTATTATGTATGTAAATTAATGTTCCCTCAAATCAAACAGCTTTAAATTCCAGAATTATTCATAAATCAAATGGAATTGGAGCTATATCCTTAATAGCCACTGTCACTGTTGGTGCAACCAACAAGAATGAGAAAGCTTAGTAGTACTATAGGTAGTAGTTAGCTTAACTTGCTCcgttaaacagggtaagattACAAGCTATTCCGCGAAAGTAGCTTTGACACGACTGACAAAACGTTCGCAAATTAATAATATCTTTAGTAAATTGCAAACTGCTTTTTTAAaactctttttctcttttaaaacaatgttGTTTAAGAGTGAGTGGGtaggaagtttatttattttttttttaataattgcgTTATCATGCTATTTAAAAGTTGTAGTGTACTCAAAATCATAATAGATAATTATCTTTCTCtataaaatgcttcaaatattCCGAAGCTATTTTGTAATATTACAAGGACACAATCAAACATCGAATTACCTTAAGCGAGACACTAACCAACGATACACATATGCTCGAAAAATTTTCGGTTTTAcgtctttttttagtttttttttcttcataacaCACAAACGTATTAACAATACATGATGAATTACTACCAAACTAGCAACAGATAGTATACAGCTCTATTACTACTTTCGGTAGAAGGATAAAATCCACTTTTAACGATGCTAATCAAATGGAAAATTGCTAACACTAAACGAAACACACTTTCGGGGAATATTTGAcatggttttaaattttggacACTGATTGTGCCACACCAATTCAAGCAAGTTtcttatattatattatattatattacatTGTAGATGCGCAACTACTatcctgctttttttttaattcatgcaTTTTTAGATTAAATGGTGAACCAGCTGCCTATTTTTAAAACCTTGCGTAAATCTCGAAATTCGATCTTTTTTGATGACGGTAATAGGATGGCAGGATGTTTGGAAAACACTGCATTTTGAAGTTAACGATACTATTACGAGTTGGTGTTACTCGTAACAGAAAACATATAACTGCTACGGTTAAATATGCTGCATAATATTTACGATGTGCGATTTCCGCTAAACGTATCACTGGGTATTTGTATTAATTAGATATCTTAAAAGTTTGTAGGTCTAGTTTACCAGAAACTTTACGTTTGCTCGGATAGTTacaaatttgcaaataaacgGAAATTAAGTTGCGCACCTACTATGTAAATTTTAAGATAGAAATGTAACATTCAGTTTATTAAGTTTTGTTAAACTTTAATGTCATACGTTTTATATCTAAACCAATTACAAAAGATGTATCGATCGCTTCACTCATTGCATCCGATAGCACATTGATGTCAAACAACCCCGAAATTATCACAAATCAGCAACCTTTGGTGGGATTCTGGTTGGAAACTATCTACACTACGGTGGGCAATACAAAATAAACTTAAGTTTGATCGCACACTAGCGCTAATATTAGTAGCGGTAGTGTAAGTGGATAGTAACCTTCTTCCTATTACAAAGCAAGGTGTATTTGCTTACCTGTAGGTTGCACCGATGCTATTTGACtcgttaatttgtttttcacaaaCTTGAGTGCATTTGCTATGTTCGCCTTGATCCAATTAGAAAAGCGTGATATTCTGTTAAACGCTTCAGCGATCTTGTTGGTCTCGTTGTCTGCCGTTGGTGCGGACAGGGATGAAGAACCGAAATTTGACAAAAGCAAAGCTAAGAAAAGATTAAGAACCTGCAAAATAGAGTCATTGGTGAACTATGGGTGAACACTCACGACTATGCAAATGCTAGGTTACTTACGACTAAATTTCCTATTACTACCGTAGCCAGGAAAAATGGTATGCATGACACATCGCCAACAAGCATACAGTCCCACATGGATTCGATCCATTCACCGCACAGCACACGGAACACAATCATAAAGGAATGCATGAAATCGGTAAAATTCCATCTTGGCAGATCTTGGTCTGGGAACAGATGCACATTATCTGGAAGAATTTATTTCGAAtagaattgaagaaaaatacgAACGATGCGCGATTAGGATTAGGCGTTCACCAGCACTCTAAGAAAAATGTGAAAGCACTTGATTTACAAATAATCCGCGTGGAGAAGCTAGCAGATTGCAGATTATCGAGGCATTTGTAAGCTGTTTCTAGAGCTCTTGTTGTTCTAAAAGCTTGTCGTttaatttgttgttattttgttttgtttagcaaaCAATGGTATGCAAGACAGTAACCAGCGGACATTGAACAGTCTAGTACATGTTCGCTGTAAATCAGAACAAAATACCAAATGCAAGAAAATAGCGACTGATTTAAATACGATCGTTGAAGTCTCTGGCACTCAAATGAAATTATTGTAGTTTTACACAAATTTATACGGATGCATCGACCTTAAACCTTTGTGTTTAGTGATCAGATAACAAATAACGACacaattgtaaataatttagGTGACACATTAGCAGTCATAGATTTTCTTACAAATgataaaaagttataaattGTAATTGATTTGCAAGGCGCATATTTGAACATAAAGCAATATGTTTAAGAAACAATGGATATTGTACGCTAAATACTCTACCTTCAGTCTTATTCATTGTTTCATCTCTAGTCTTTCGAATTATGTTTCTAGTCTTTTTACGAATGTACAACCATTTGAGGGGCTTCATTGAACTACATTAGAActattattttgcaaaagcaTAGCAAAAGCACCCTTCAGCTATTGTACTATTATGTACTATGGAAGTGGTAAGCACTGGCCACCGTTGAAAATACCATTCACAATCAACTATTTTCCATGCTCTTGCCAAATCTCACTAGTATGTAGTGTAATGTGTACATTTATACAAAATGGTTCGGAGTGAACGAATTTTGCGCACGTAACGATTGCCTTGTTTTTTCCGCTGTGATTTATGGTTGTCTTGTACGATGCTTTCAATCACAAAGTGTTTTGCGCCATTGCAGAGCTAGCTACTTACCGACATAGTTCTTTCCGAACAGCTGCATTCCCATCACGGCAAAGATGAAGATGATAATGCAGAGCACGAACGTCAGATTACCTAACGCTCCCATCGTTCTGCCCATGATGGAAATGAGTAAATTCAGCGTTGGCCAGGATTTGGCGAGCTTAAAGACTCgaagctgttgttttttttgtttcaaatgatTTGCGTGTAACGTAAGTTTTAGGTTTTTATTGTGGTAGATGATGATGCGTCAGATCGCAAAATAAAATGAGTTTTAATTTGTACagtttttaatgcgaaatggttTTGAGTATGCGTACGATAGCGATGTTGTTGATGCATGTTATGGTATAtgtgtttgttgcattttttttaattttttcgcaAGAAGTGTATAAATTACATACGATTAAtgtgagaaagaaaagaaccatgaaaaagaagaaagagagaaaaagagagatagTAGAGAAAATTGGCAAGTAatagaaagcatttttttcatcaaccGTATGTTTTCTTATAACTATCAGAACAAGTCAATATTCCTTTCAGTGATGTTCCTTCGTGTTAGGGATCATGGGAgagtagtatttttttttattattgtatttATCCAGTACAGTGGTAAACCCTACCATGCTGTTTCATCTAAATACATCCACTAATTGCAATCGAATACTTCTATGGCTTATGCAAGTATTCGTATAGATCCATTCCCTTCGTCTTCGACTACATCGTAAGATCTTTTATC
The DNA window shown above is from Anopheles funestus chromosome 3RL, idAnoFuneDA-416_04, whole genome shotgun sequence and carries:
- the LOC125769886 gene encoding sodium channel protein para isoform X28 is translated as MTEDSDSISEEERSLFRPFTRESLQAIEARIADEEAKQRELERKRAEGESDFGRKKKKKEIRYDDEDEDEGPQPDPTLEQGVPVPVRMQGNFPPELASTPLEDIDGFYSNQRTFVVVSKGKDIFRFSATNALYVLDPFNPIRRVAIYILVHPLFSLFIITTILVNCILMIMPTTPTVESTEVIFTGIYTFESAVKVMARGFILQPFTYLRDAWNWLDFVVIALAYVTMGIDLGNLAALRTFRVLRALKTVAIVPGLKTIVGAVIESVKNLRDVIILTMFSLSVFALMGLQIYMGVLTQKCIKEFPMDGSWGNLTHENWELFNSNETNWFYSISGDIPLCGNSSGAGQCDEGYICLQGYGINPNYGYTSFDTFGWAFLSAFRLMTQDYWENLYQLVLRSAGPWHMLFFIVIIFLGSFYLVNLILAIVAMSYDELQKKAEEEEAAEEEALREAEEAAAAKAAKLEAQQAAAAAAANPEIAKSPSDFSCHSYELFVGQEKGNDDNNKEKMSIRSEGLESASLSLPGSPFNLRRGSRGSHQFTIRNGRGRFVGVPGSDRKPLVLSTYLDAQEHLPYADDSNAVTPMSEENGSRHSSYTSHQSRISYTSHGDLLGGMTKESRLRNRSARNTNHSIVPPPNATNLSYADTNHKGQRDFDMTQDCTDDAGKIKHNDNPFIEPAQTQTVVDMKDVMVLNDIIEQAAGRHSRASDHGVSVYYFPTEDDDEDGPTFKDKAIEFLMKMIDIFCVWDCCWVWLKFQEGVAFIVFDPFVELFITLCIVVNTLFMALDHHDMDPDMEKALKSGNYFFTATFAIEATMKLIAMSPKYYFQEGWNIFDFIIVALSLLELGLEGVQGLSVLRSFRLLRVFKLAKSWPTLNLLISIMGRTVGALGNLTFVLCIIIFIFAVMGMQLFGKNYTDNVHLFPDQDLPRWNFTDFMHSFMIVFRVLCGEWIESMWDCMLVGDVSCIPFFLATVVIGNLVVLNLFLALLLSNFGSSSLSAPTADNETNKIAEAFNRISRFSNWIKANIANALKFVKNKLTSQIASVQPTGKGVCPCISAEHGENELELTPDDILADGLLKKGIKEHNQLEVAIGDGMEFTIHGDLKNKAKKNKQIMNNSKVIGNSISNHQDNKLEHELNHRGVSLQDDDTASIKSYGSHKNRPFKDESHKGSAETMEGEEKRDASKEDLGIDEELDDEGEGEEGPLDGELIIHAEEDEVIEDSPADCCPDNCYKKFPVLAGDDDAPFWQGWANLRLKTFQLIENKYFETAVITMILLSSLALALEDVHLPQRPILQDILYYMDRIFTVIFFLEMLIKWLALGFKVYFTNAWCWLDFIIVMVSLINFVASLCGAGGIQAFKTMRTLRALRPLRAMSRMQGMRVVVNALVQAIPSIFNVLLVCLIFWLIFAIMGVQLFAGKYFKCVDKNKTTLPHEIIPDVNACKAENYTWENSPMNFDHVGKAYLCLFQVATFKGWIQIMNDAIDSRDVGKQPIRETNIYMYLYFVFFIIFGSFFTLNLFIGVIIDNFNEQKKKAGGSLEMFMTEDQKKYYNAMKKMGSKKPLKAIPRPRWRPQAIVFEIVTNKKFDMIIMLFIGFNMLTMTLDHYKQSETFSAVLDYLNMIFICIFSSECLMKIFALRYHYFIEPWNLFDFVVVILSILGLVLSDLIEKYFVSPTLLRVVRVAKVGRVLRLVKGAKGIRTLLFALAMSLPALFNICLLLFLVMFIFAIFGMSFFMHVKDKSGLDDVYNFKTFGQSMILLFQMSTSAGWDGVLDGIINEEDCLPPDNDKGYPGNCGSSTIGITYLLAYLVISFLIVINMYIAVILENYSQATEDVQEGLTDDDYDMYYEIWQQFDPDGTQYVRYDQLSDFLDVLEPPLQIHKPNRYKIISMDIPICRGDMMFCVDILDALTKDFFARKGNPIEETAELGEVQQRPDEVGYEPVSSTLWRQREEYCARLIQHAWKRYKQRHGGGTDGSTGDDLEIDACDNGNDGGNGNDNDGSGGAAIGSGDNGSQIAGGSIGGGVGTPGSGKSKGILGGSQANIGVVDHSLSSKESPDSNGDPQGRQTAVLVESDGFVTKNGHRVVIHSRSPSITSRTADV